In one Leptogranulimonas caecicola genomic region, the following are encoded:
- a CDS encoding Asp23/Gls24 family envelope stress response protein yields the protein MADDIQIDGFSISNNVLASIVTVAAEKVDGVAYVNGHNVATSLITMFTARPTVTDDTVTCEVMDGKLDITLPVAVFFGFTFPEVAEDIREAVCEAIETQVGVGVNAVNIRIDDLIFPKE from the coding sequence ATGGCGGATGATATCCAGATCGACGGTTTCTCCATCTCTAATAACGTGCTTGCCTCCATCGTGACCGTGGCTGCAGAGAAGGTAGACGGCGTGGCCTATGTGAACGGGCACAACGTTGCCACCAGTCTCATCACTATGTTTACTGCTCGCCCCACCGTCACCGATGACACGGTGACCTGCGAGGTAATGGACGGCAAGCTCGACATCACCCTGCCGGTGGCGGTTTTCTTTGGCTTCACCTTCCCTGAGGTGGCAGAAGACATCCGCGAGGCGGTATGCGAAGCCATCGAGACCCAGGTGGGCGTAGGTGTGAACGCCGTCAACATTCGCATCGATGACCTGATCTTCCCCAAGGAGTAA
- a CDS encoding DNA repair protein RecN, protein MIDELHAQDVALIRDADITFADGLTVITGESGSGKTALLTALKLLVGERANADMVREGAPGLAVEGRFFTDDGQEDGHIALRKVDVRGRGRVSMDGSISSVKELAATLGATVDLCGQHEHQRLLSVASHVELLDAWIGQQAQEALAQYNQALSGARAAAEELKRLQDLASVASERLEQARFERDRIDEVNPVAGELEELDRDLPVAENAETLREAANDAYECVLADDGVSDRLGSAVRELRQAADVDDTLAKLADALESAQLEAEDAAAELRAYRDKVDLDPTALRAMQGRQAALQGLMRTFGPTMDDVFSRRQAAQEIIDAAEGTGTAEREAQEALEAAEKILASAADHLIKVRQQKAPLLAAAITEQMARLSMGTASVELAVEVLDRREWTQAGPTSVELMYRPGEGMTLRPLRKVASGGEISRVMLACKVVLGEADRVETLVFDEVDAGVGGTTAVALATVLKDLARTHQVICVTHLPQVAVMGDSHYVVSKVEVDGVPETQLTQVENEGRVDEIARMLAGDRTESSRAYAKELLTRQGA, encoded by the coding sequence ATGATCGATGAGCTTCATGCCCAAGACGTCGCCCTTATTCGCGACGCAGACATCACTTTTGCCGATGGGCTCACCGTCATCACCGGCGAGAGCGGCTCGGGCAAGACTGCGCTGCTCACTGCTTTAAAGCTGCTGGTAGGAGAGCGTGCCAATGCCGATATGGTGCGCGAGGGCGCCCCAGGCCTTGCAGTGGAGGGGCGCTTTTTCACCGACGATGGCCAGGAGGACGGCCATATAGCTCTGCGCAAAGTGGACGTGCGAGGCCGTGGGCGCGTGTCTATGGATGGATCCATCTCCTCTGTGAAGGAGTTGGCGGCCACCTTGGGCGCCACGGTGGATCTCTGCGGGCAGCATGAACATCAGCGGCTGCTGTCGGTGGCGAGCCATGTGGAGCTTTTGGATGCCTGGATTGGCCAGCAGGCCCAAGAGGCGCTGGCTCAGTACAACCAGGCGCTCTCTGGCGCTCGGGCGGCCGCAGAGGAGCTCAAACGCCTGCAGGACCTGGCGTCGGTGGCTTCAGAGCGCTTGGAGCAGGCCCGTTTCGAGCGTGATCGCATCGACGAGGTAAACCCGGTAGCCGGCGAGCTCGAAGAGCTGGATCGCGACCTGCCGGTGGCAGAGAACGCCGAGACGCTGCGCGAAGCTGCCAACGATGCCTATGAATGCGTCTTAGCAGACGACGGCGTGAGCGACAGGCTGGGTTCAGCCGTGCGCGAGCTGCGCCAGGCGGCCGATGTGGATGACACGCTGGCCAAGCTGGCCGACGCGCTGGAATCCGCCCAGCTAGAAGCCGAGGATGCTGCCGCCGAGCTTCGCGCCTATCGCGACAAGGTGGATCTTGACCCTACGGCCCTGCGCGCCATGCAAGGTCGCCAGGCTGCCCTCCAAGGGTTGATGCGCACCTTTGGTCCCACCATGGATGACGTCTTTTCCAGGCGCCAGGCTGCCCAAGAGATCATCGATGCCGCAGAGGGCACCGGCACTGCCGAGCGTGAGGCCCAAGAGGCCCTGGAGGCGGCCGAGAAGATCCTCGCCTCGGCCGCCGACCACCTGATTAAAGTGCGCCAACAAAAGGCCCCGCTTTTAGCGGCGGCCATCACCGAGCAGATGGCCAGGCTCTCTATGGGCACTGCCTCGGTGGAGCTGGCGGTGGAGGTGTTAGATCGCAGAGAATGGACTCAGGCCGGTCCAACTTCGGTAGAACTTATGTACAGGCCTGGCGAGGGCATGACCTTGAGGCCGCTTCGCAAAGTGGCTTCGGGCGGCGAGATCAGCCGCGTGATGCTGGCCTGCAAGGTGGTGCTGGGCGAGGCGGACCGTGTGGAAACCCTGGTCTTCGACGAGGTGGATGCAGGGGTGGGCGGCACTACGGCCGTGGCGCTGGCCACGGTGCTCAAAGACCTGGCACGCACCCATCAGGTGATCTGTGTGACCCATCTGCCGCAGGTGGCCGTAATGGGCGACTCTCATTACGTGGTGTCAAAGGTGGAGGTGGACGGGGTTCCTGAGACCCAGCTTACCCAGGTGGAGAACGAGGGCCGCGTAGACGAGATCGCTCGCATGCTGGCTGGCGACCGCACCGAATCCAGCCGCGCCTATGCCAAAGAGCTGCTGACGCGCCAAGGCGCCTAA
- a CDS encoding PTS system mannose/fructose/sorbose family transporter subunit IID, with amino-acid sequence MADNKITLSVADRRRVCLRSQYLQANWNYERMQNVGWCYGMNGVVEKLYPNKEDQAAFLKRHLEFFNTHPYVAAPVFGVELSLEESRANGAPVDDAAIQGVKIGMMGPLAGVGDPIFWGTLRPVLGAFAASLALTGNILGPILFFVLWNVIRLAFLWYTQEFGYKAGASISEDLGGGLLQRVTTGASVLGMFIMGVLIPRWTSIDMSSVVFSTADMGSTANSFPAADELVNALNGIANGAPVTQDVLANGLNSFQSIASSGYAVVQNVDAATAADPGTWRLMSTTTLQSVLDQLLPGLLPLALTFLCMWLLKKKVNPIAIIFGLFAVGILGALVGIF; translated from the coding sequence ATGGCTGATAACAAGATCACGCTTTCCGTCGCTGATCGCCGTCGCGTATGCCTGAGGAGCCAGTACCTTCAGGCCAACTGGAACTACGAGCGTATGCAGAACGTCGGTTGGTGCTACGGCATGAACGGCGTTGTGGAGAAGCTCTATCCCAACAAGGAAGACCAGGCCGCCTTCTTGAAGCGCCATCTGGAGTTCTTCAACACCCACCCCTATGTGGCCGCTCCCGTCTTTGGCGTCGAGCTTTCTCTCGAGGAGTCCCGTGCCAACGGCGCTCCCGTAGACGATGCTGCCATCCAAGGCGTCAAGATCGGCATGATGGGCCCCCTGGCCGGCGTTGGCGACCCCATCTTCTGGGGCACCCTGCGCCCTGTCCTCGGCGCCTTCGCGGCCTCTCTGGCCCTCACCGGCAACATCTTGGGCCCCATCCTCTTCTTCGTGCTGTGGAACGTCATCCGCCTTGCCTTCCTCTGGTACACCCAGGAGTTTGGCTATAAGGCCGGTGCCTCCATCTCCGAGGACCTGGGCGGCGGCTTGCTCCAGCGCGTGACCACCGGCGCTTCTGTCTTGGGTATGTTCATCATGGGCGTACTCATCCCTCGCTGGACCTCGATCGACATGTCCTCTGTGGTCTTCTCCACGGCCGACATGGGCTCTACCGCCAACTCCTTCCCCGCGGCTGACGAGCTGGTGAATGCTCTGAACGGCATCGCCAACGGCGCCCCTGTGACCCAGGACGTCCTGGCCAACGGCCTCAACAGCTTCCAGTCCATCGCCTCCAGCGGCTATGCGGTTGTGCAAAACGTCGATGCCGCCACTGCTGCCGACCCCGGCACCTGGCGTCTCATGAGTACCACCACACTGCAGTCGGTGCTCGACCAGCTGCTGCCTGGCCTTCTGCCTCTGGCTCTCACCTTCCTGTGCATGTGGCTGCTCAAGAAGAAGGTTAACCCCATCGCCATCATCTTCGGCCTCTTCGCCGTGGGTATTCTGGGTGCTCTGGTAGGTATCTTCTAA
- a CDS encoding DUF956 family protein — MFGRKQDVSSLATDDVVTQERRSQDLNHEVDLVVRANTFAGMLFPKPGHLVCGDAGVEFVADNQVGYIQIPWHNITSITVDIVGTHYVRSIRIATDQTDPLEFVVSDGQNLVRCLASHLGREKLHQNMGNFRSVGRRIGSWFKILFSRGSRA, encoded by the coding sequence ATGTTTGGTCGCAAACAAGACGTGAGCTCGCTGGCCACAGACGACGTCGTCACTCAGGAACGCCGCTCACAGGACCTCAACCACGAGGTGGATTTGGTGGTGCGCGCCAACACCTTTGCGGGCATGCTCTTTCCCAAACCGGGCCATCTGGTCTGCGGAGATGCGGGCGTGGAATTTGTGGCCGACAACCAGGTGGGCTACATTCAGATCCCCTGGCACAACATCACTTCGATCACAGTGGATATTGTAGGCACGCATTATGTGCGATCTATTCGCATTGCCACCGATCAAACTGATCCCCTTGAATTCGTGGTCTCCGATGGACAAAACCTTGTGCGCTGCCTGGCTTCCCATCTGGGCCGAGAAAAGCTTCATCAAAATATGGGGAACTTTCGCTCGGTAGGCAGGCGCATTGGGAGTTGGTTTAAGATCCTCTTTTCCCGAGGTTCTCGCGCTTAA
- the efp gene encoding elongation factor P: MATISTADFKNGMGLKIKDKIYTIVEFQHVKPGKGGAFVRYKIKDLKNGRVIDQTCNAGSKFENVQLVTKEYQYLYNDGQDYYFMDTETYEQLPLSADYIGDNAKWLLENDICQLLYADDELLGVTPPMFIECEITETDPGFKGDTVQGGTKPAVIETGAQIQVPMYLNVGEKIKVDTRDGKFVSRV; encoded by the coding sequence GTGGCAACCATTAGCACCGCAGATTTCAAAAACGGCATGGGCCTCAAGATCAAGGACAAGATCTATACCATCGTCGAGTTTCAGCATGTGAAGCCTGGCAAGGGCGGCGCTTTTGTCCGCTATAAGATCAAGGACCTCAAAAACGGCCGCGTCATCGACCAGACCTGCAACGCAGGCAGCAAGTTTGAGAACGTCCAGCTGGTCACCAAGGAGTATCAGTATCTCTACAATGATGGCCAGGACTACTACTTCATGGACACTGAGACCTATGAGCAGCTGCCTCTTTCTGCAGACTACATTGGCGACAACGCCAAGTGGCTGCTGGAAAACGACATCTGCCAGCTCCTCTACGCAGACGATGAGCTTCTGGGTGTGACTCCTCCCATGTTCATCGAGTGCGAGATCACTGAGACAGACCCTGGCTTCAAGGGCGACACCGTCCAGGGCGGCACCAAGCCCGCCGTCATCGAGACCGGCGCTCAGATCCAGGTGCCCATGTACCTCAACGTGGGAGAGAAGATCAAGGTGGATACCCGCGACGGCAAGTTTGTGTCCCGCGTCTAA
- a CDS encoding DUF1846 domain-containing protein: protein MKQGFDNDAYVTLQAERIRQRISEFGGKLYLEFGGKLADDHHASRVLPGFAPDVKLRMLLTLKEEAEVVVVVNAADIASGKVRSDLGISYDEDALRLVRFFSSLGLPVAGVVLTRYASQPAADAFRRRLDALEIPCALTYSIEGYPHDVDAIVSETGFGANEFLPTSRPLVVVTAPGPGSGKLATCLSQLYHEHARGIQAGYAKYETFPVWNLPLVHPVNVAYEAATADLGDSNVIDPFHLDAYGVSTVNYNRDVESFPVVRALMERILNQCPYQSPTDMGVNMVASGIVDDEVCRQAARKEIIRRYFAAACTVKRTGAGQAAFDRLKLLVKQVGVEPDTYPLRLAALERAEQTCAPAGALELPNGTIVTGKTSDLIGAASSTLLNALKAVARAGDVEVLAPEVIEPICHLKTHCLGAHNPRLHTDETLIALAQSSVTDPVAAQVFASLESLRDCDAFFSVMLSDADKDTLRKLGIRVSCEPVSDYQI, encoded by the coding sequence GTGAAGCAGGGATTTGACAACGACGCCTACGTCACATTGCAGGCAGAGCGCATTCGTCAGCGCATCAGTGAGTTTGGCGGCAAGCTTTACCTGGAGTTTGGCGGCAAATTGGCAGACGACCACCATGCCTCCCGCGTCCTCCCTGGCTTCGCCCCCGATGTGAAGCTGCGCATGCTGCTCACCTTAAAAGAGGAGGCCGAGGTAGTCGTTGTGGTAAATGCCGCAGACATCGCCTCGGGCAAGGTGCGCAGCGATCTAGGCATCTCCTATGACGAAGATGCCCTGCGCCTAGTTCGTTTCTTCTCCTCGCTGGGACTGCCTGTAGCCGGCGTAGTGCTCACCCGCTATGCCTCCCAACCTGCAGCCGATGCCTTCCGCCGTCGCCTGGATGCCCTAGAGATTCCCTGCGCCCTCACCTATTCCATCGAGGGCTATCCCCACGATGTGGACGCCATCGTCTCCGAGACCGGCTTTGGCGCCAATGAGTTTTTGCCCACCAGCCGCCCTCTGGTGGTCGTCACCGCTCCTGGCCCGGGCTCTGGCAAGCTGGCCACCTGCCTGTCTCAGCTTTACCACGAGCACGCTCGCGGCATTCAGGCAGGCTATGCCAAGTACGAGACCTTCCCGGTATGGAACCTGCCCCTAGTCCATCCGGTCAACGTGGCCTATGAGGCTGCCACGGCAGATCTGGGCGACTCCAACGTCATCGACCCCTTCCATCTGGACGCCTATGGCGTAAGCACGGTGAACTACAACCGCGACGTGGAGTCATTCCCGGTAGTGCGCGCCCTCATGGAGCGCATCTTGAACCAATGCCCCTACCAAAGCCCTACCGATATGGGCGTCAACATGGTGGCCTCAGGCATCGTGGATGACGAAGTGTGCCGCCAGGCCGCCCGCAAAGAGATCATCCGTCGCTACTTCGCCGCCGCCTGCACCGTTAAGCGTACAGGAGCCGGCCAAGCCGCCTTCGATCGTCTCAAGCTGCTGGTGAAGCAGGTAGGCGTTGAGCCTGACACCTATCCTTTGCGCCTGGCCGCCCTCGAGCGTGCCGAGCAGACCTGCGCCCCAGCAGGCGCTCTGGAGCTTCCCAACGGCACCATTGTGACCGGCAAGACCTCCGACCTCATCGGCGCCGCCAGCTCCACCCTCTTAAACGCCCTTAAAGCAGTGGCCCGCGCCGGCGACGTGGAGGTACTGGCGCCAGAGGTCATCGAGCCCATCTGCCATCTCAAGACCCATTGCCTGGGCGCCCACAACCCCCGCCTCCATACCGACGAGACCCTTATAGCCCTCGCCCAATCCTCTGTGACAGATCCTGTGGCCGCCCAGGTCTTCGCAAGCCTGGAATCGCTCAGGGACTGCGACGCGTTCTTCTCGGTCATGCTTTCGGATGCCGATAAGGACACCCTCCGCAAGCTGGGCATTCGGGTGAGCTGCGAGCCCGTTTCTGACTATCAGATCTAG
- a CDS encoding NAD(+)/NADH kinase: MKVLLVTNYSRLQAQEGARNVAQWLNAHGVEPVWAQDDLHCPEGAKDASDCDLVVSLGGDGTLLRAARMVGYEEVPILGLSYGHLGFLTGAGSDTALQAVERALEGKLHISRRSTLSVAIEYNDPEHPSPEPPAIRSDIFCLNEVAVTRGTLGNMVEFDVFVSGNHIDRLRADGFVVSTATGSTGYALSAGGPIVTPEFQGMVNVPVAPHTILARAFLTSPQDVVEVALSTERPVEREVFCDGRLMGCPEGLSAMRVISRKGPGDIVLLDDSSQSFYRSVSRVFYGGHRS, translated from the coding sequence GTGAAGGTCCTGCTGGTCACCAATTACTCTCGGCTGCAGGCTCAAGAGGGCGCTCGCAATGTGGCCCAGTGGCTTAACGCCCATGGGGTAGAGCCGGTGTGGGCTCAGGACGACCTACACTGCCCCGAGGGGGCTAAAGACGCTTCTGACTGTGACTTGGTGGTATCGCTGGGAGGCGATGGCACGCTGTTGCGAGCCGCTCGCATGGTGGGCTACGAAGAGGTGCCCATCTTAGGGCTTTCCTATGGCCATCTGGGTTTTCTCACCGGCGCCGGCTCAGACACCGCGCTCCAAGCGGTAGAGCGCGCCTTGGAAGGAAAGCTCCACATCTCCCGGCGGTCGACCTTGTCGGTGGCCATTGAATACAACGACCCCGAGCATCCGTCACCTGAGCCGCCTGCTATTAGATCGGATATCTTCTGCCTCAATGAGGTGGCGGTCACGCGAGGCACTCTGGGCAATATGGTGGAGTTCGACGTGTTCGTGTCGGGCAATCATATCGACAGGCTTCGCGCCGATGGCTTTGTGGTCTCTACAGCGACTGGGTCGACAGGCTATGCCCTCTCGGCAGGCGGCCCCATTGTGACCCCGGAGTTCCAGGGCATGGTCAACGTGCCAGTGGCGCCGCACACCATCCTAGCCCGCGCATTTCTCACGTCCCCACAAGATGTGGTGGAAGTGGCTTTGTCCACTGAGCGTCCGGTAGAGCGCGAGGTCTTTTGCGACGGTCGGCTCATGGGCTGCCCCGAGGGCCTTTCGGCCATGCGCGTCATTTCCCGTAAAGGCCCTGGCGACATCGTGCTTTTGGACGATTCCTCCCAAAGCTTTTATCGCAGCGTATCCCGCGTCTTCTATGGAGGTCACCGCTCATGA
- a CDS encoding CTP synthase, whose product MTKHIFVTGGVVSSLGKGITAASLGRLLKSRGYKVMMQKADPYLNVDPGTMSPFQHGEVFVTQDGKETDLDLGHYERFIDENLTRASNFTTGLIYQSLIARERAGDFLGGTVQVVPHVTNAIRDKFRMIEEHTDADVVITELGGTIGDIEGQPFVEAMRQFRNERGPENVCFIHVSLVPYISAAHEVKTKPTQHSVKELRSMGIQPDFIVCRSDHEVDEAIRAKIANFCDVPTDHVFENSDCPSIYDVPMHLANQGFDVEVCERLGLDPGELNIGRWTAFTRAMHKADAQPQSVRIAVVGKYTQLPDAYLSIIEALHHSGVYFGRHIDIDLIDGENLTAEDVQEVLGTADGILVPGGFGIRGLEGKILAAERARTHKVPFLGICLGLQVAVCEYARHVAGMEDASSTEFVPDCAYPVIDLMPDQEDVTDKGGTMRLGAYPCKVASDTLAHEAYGEDLVYERHRHRYEVNNAYRDELRRAGLVFSGVSPDDRLVEMVELPEEVHPWFVASQFHPEFKSRPTHPQPLFREFVRAAIAYHDGIDRHEVEPPADLGY is encoded by the coding sequence ATGACTAAGCATATTTTCGTCACTGGCGGCGTCGTTTCTTCTTTGGGTAAGGGCATTACGGCTGCATCGCTGGGACGCCTGCTTAAATCCCGTGGCTACAAAGTCATGATGCAAAAGGCGGATCCCTACCTAAACGTGGATCCCGGCACCATGAGCCCCTTCCAGCACGGAGAGGTCTTTGTGACCCAAGACGGCAAAGAGACGGACCTGGACCTAGGCCACTACGAGCGCTTCATCGATGAGAACCTCACCCGGGCCTCGAACTTCACCACGGGTCTCATCTATCAGTCCCTTATCGCCCGCGAACGCGCGGGAGACTTCTTGGGCGGCACCGTGCAGGTGGTGCCCCATGTGACCAACGCCATTCGCGACAAATTCCGCATGATCGAAGAGCATACCGATGCAGATGTGGTCATCACCGAGCTAGGTGGCACCATCGGCGACATCGAGGGCCAGCCATTCGTAGAGGCCATGCGTCAGTTTAGAAATGAGCGCGGGCCAGAGAACGTCTGCTTCATCCATGTGAGCCTCGTGCCCTATATCTCTGCCGCCCACGAGGTAAAAACCAAGCCCACCCAGCATTCTGTCAAGGAACTGCGCTCCATGGGCATCCAGCCGGACTTTATCGTATGCCGCAGCGACCACGAGGTGGACGAGGCCATACGCGCCAAGATCGCCAACTTCTGCGATGTGCCGACAGACCATGTCTTTGAAAACTCTGACTGCCCCTCCATCTACGATGTGCCTATGCACCTGGCCAACCAGGGTTTCGACGTAGAGGTGTGCGAGCGTCTGGGGCTGGATCCCGGGGAGCTCAACATTGGCCGCTGGACCGCCTTTACCCGGGCTATGCACAAGGCAGACGCTCAACCTCAGAGCGTGCGCATCGCGGTGGTGGGCAAATACACCCAGCTGCCTGATGCCTATCTCTCCATCATCGAGGCTCTCCACCACTCCGGTGTTTACTTTGGCCGCCACATCGATATCGATCTTATCGACGGCGAGAATCTCACCGCAGAGGATGTCCAGGAAGTCCTCGGCACTGCAGACGGCATCTTGGTGCCCGGCGGCTTTGGTATCCGCGGACTGGAAGGAAAGATTTTAGCGGCCGAGCGCGCACGCACTCACAAGGTTCCCTTCCTGGGCATTTGCCTGGGCCTTCAGGTGGCTGTGTGCGAGTACGCCCGCCATGTGGCAGGTATGGAAGACGCCAGCTCCACCGAGTTCGTGCCCGATTGCGCCTATCCGGTCATCGACCTCATGCCCGATCAAGAAGACGTGACCGATAAGGGCGGCACCATGCGCCTTGGCGCTTATCCCTGCAAGGTCGCCTCTGACACTTTGGCCCATGAGGCCTACGGGGAGGATTTGGTCTACGAGCGCCATCGCCATCGCTATGAGGTGAACAACGCCTATCGTGACGAGCTTCGCCGTGCGGGGCTGGTCTTCTCGGGTGTGTCTCCTGACGACCGCCTCGTAGAGATGGTCGAGCTGCCAGAAGAGGTGCACCCCTGGTTCGTCGCTTCCCAGTTCCATCCGGAGTTCAAGAGCCGCCCCACCCATCCCCAGCCGCTCTTCCGCGAGTTCGTGCGCGCTGCCATCGCCTATCACGACGGCATCGATCGCCACGAGGTTGAGCCGCCGGCAGATCTGGGCTACTAA
- a CDS encoding TlyA family RNA methyltransferase, producing the protein MASSRRRLDQELVAQGFFATPQEAMRAVMAGDVSGPGFRYRSAGTQVKVGCELHVRVQKAHVGRGALKLEGALDSFSIDPSGLACMDVGCSTGGFTEVLLDRGAASVLAVDVGYAQFDWRLRNDPRVCLLERTNILQVPTLKPKGSIDLAVCDVSFTSVTSVLGAIDEMLCERSALVVLVKPQFEVAKELVGEGGIVTDEAARAEAVEKVSHALVERGFRICGVEESPITGTKGNHEYLLWAQKGHQPL; encoded by the coding sequence ATGGCCTCGTCTAGGCGTCGTTTGGATCAAGAGTTGGTGGCCCAGGGATTCTTTGCCACCCCTCAAGAAGCCATGAGGGCGGTGATGGCAGGGGATGTGTCTGGCCCTGGATTTCGCTATCGCTCTGCGGGCACCCAGGTAAAGGTTGGCTGCGAGCTTCATGTGCGGGTCCAAAAGGCCCATGTAGGCCGAGGCGCCCTCAAACTTGAAGGGGCGCTAGACAGCTTCTCCATCGACCCTTCTGGCCTCGCTTGCATGGACGTGGGCTGTTCTACTGGAGGATTCACCGAGGTGCTGCTGGACCGCGGTGCGGCTTCGGTGCTGGCGGTAGATGTGGGCTATGCCCAGTTTGACTGGCGTCTGAGAAACGATCCTCGCGTCTGCTTGCTGGAGCGCACCAACATCTTGCAGGTGCCCACCTTAAAGCCCAAAGGCTCTATCGACCTGGCAGTATGCGACGTTTCTTTCACCTCGGTGACCAGTGTGCTTGGGGCCATCGATGAGATGCTTTGCGAGCGTTCCGCCCTTGTGGTGCTGGTAAAGCCCCAGTTCGAAGTAGCCAAAGAGCTGGTGGGCGAGGGCGGCATCGTGACCGATGAGGCAGCGCGTGCCGAGGCTGTCGAGAAGGTCTCTCATGCCTTGGTCGAGCGTGGCTTTAGAATCTGTGGGGTAGAGGAGAGCCCCATCACCGGCACCAAGGGCAATCACGAGTATCTGCTCTGGGCTCAGAAGGGGCATCAACCCTTGTAG
- a CDS encoding PTS mannose/fructose/sorbose transporter subunit IIC: MDVLSLILVLVVAFLAGMESVLDQWEFHQPIVACTLIGLATGHPVEGIMLAGSLQLIALGWMNIGAAVAPDAALASIGAGILVCHQGMDVEQAVAIAIPLAVAGTVLTIFVRTITTGIAHAADRQAESGNVKGVDAMNIAGLMLQGLRIAIPAALIWAVPTEAVQAALEAIPAWITTGLSTAGGFIVVVGYAMVMNMMANAKVWPFFFLGFALASLSELGLIAMGIIGVCLALVYLDLSPEFNGGGNGAAAATASAGGDALDDILNDYE; encoded by the coding sequence ATGGACGTTCTTTCGCTCATTTTGGTCCTTGTCGTCGCATTTCTTGCCGGCATGGAATCTGTACTTGACCAATGGGAGTTCCACCAGCCCATCGTCGCCTGCACCCTCATTGGCCTGGCCACTGGCCACCCTGTAGAGGGCATCATGCTCGCCGGTTCTTTGCAGCTCATCGCTTTGGGTTGGATGAACATCGGCGCAGCTGTCGCCCCTGACGCTGCTCTCGCCTCTATTGGCGCCGGCATCCTCGTCTGCCACCAGGGCATGGACGTGGAGCAGGCCGTGGCTATCGCCATTCCTCTGGCAGTAGCCGGTACCGTGCTTACCATTTTCGTGCGTACCATCACCACCGGTATCGCCCACGCTGCCGACCGTCAGGCTGAGTCTGGCAACGTCAAGGGCGTCGATGCCATGAACATCGCCGGCCTGATGCTTCAGGGCCTTCGTATCGCCATCCCCGCCGCCCTCATCTGGGCTGTGCCCACCGAGGCCGTCCAGGCTGCCCTCGAGGCCATTCCCGCCTGGATCACCACCGGTCTTTCCACCGCTGGCGGCTTCATCGTAGTCGTAGGCTATGCGATGGTCATGAACATGATGGCCAACGCCAAAGTGTGGCCCTTCTTCTTCCTGGGCTTCGCGCTGGCCTCCCTTTCCGAGCTGGGCCTCATCGCCATGGGTATCATCGGCGTCTGCCTGGCCCTCGTCTATCTGGATCTGTCGCCTGAGTTCAACGGAGGCGGTAATGGCGCTGCTGCTGCCACTGCCTCTGCCGGCGGCGACGCTCTGGACGACATCCTGAACGACTACGAGTAA
- the nusB gene encoding transcription antitermination factor NusB, which produces MAYQPPQGTRALSRNQALQLLFQAEGVKRPVRRVLEDEYLVTNGPASDYAQELACLCEDHLAQIDPVLAAYSERWALSRMHSVDRNILRLALYELLFEESVEDSVVINEAVKMAHDFGGDESYSFVNGILGRIVRDRAQGIDILRKGQEEVASEASEAEDAWAGPEAADAALADDASAEAADSDISEA; this is translated from the coding sequence GTGGCTTACCAACCTCCTCAGGGCACCCGCGCCCTCTCGCGCAACCAGGCGCTCCAGCTGCTGTTTCAGGCAGAGGGCGTCAAGCGTCCCGTGCGTCGTGTGCTAGAAGACGAATACCTGGTGACCAATGGCCCTGCAAGCGACTACGCCCAAGAGCTTGCATGCCTTTGCGAGGACCACTTGGCACAAATCGATCCAGTGCTTGCTGCCTACTCCGAGCGCTGGGCGCTCTCTCGTATGCACTCAGTGGATCGCAATATCTTGCGTCTCGCCCTCTATGAGCTGCTCTTTGAGGAGAGCGTAGAGGATTCGGTGGTCATCAATGAGGCTGTCAAAATGGCCCATGACTTTGGTGGCGACGAGTCCTATAGCTTTGTAAACGGCATTCTGGGCCGCATCGTCCGCGACCGCGCCCAGGGCATAGACATTTTGCGCAAAGGCCAAGAGGAAGTGGCCTCAGAGGCTTCTGAGGCTGAGGATGCTTGGGCAGGACCCGAGGCTGCAGATGCTGCTCTGGCAGACGATGCCTCGGCTGAGGCTGCAGACTCAGACATCTCGGAGGCGTAG
- a CDS encoding exodeoxyribonuclease VII small subunit → MAHQDHAYNDFESVTARLDEIVKDVKAKDTSLERSLDLFDEAINLGSKAVELVDRTNFSPAEKERLADLSAKDLVEAQEAQGGQEASELLAKEGQEALSAGETMASPQHQEGETVAEEALQDALDDKDDGAWSPSAGGL, encoded by the coding sequence ATGGCACACCAAGATCACGCCTATAACGATTTCGAATCGGTCACGGCTCGCCTAGATGAGATCGTCAAAGATGTCAAAGCCAAAGACACATCGCTAGAGCGTTCGTTGGATCTCTTTGACGAAGCCATTAACCTTGGCTCAAAGGCAGTGGAGCTGGTAGATCGCACCAATTTTTCCCCTGCCGAGAAGGAGCGCCTGGCAGACCTGTCAGCAAAAGACCTGGTAGAAGCCCAAGAGGCTCAAGGTGGCCAAGAAGCCTCTGAGCTCTTGGCCAAGGAGGGCCAAGAGGCTCTCTCCGCTGGCGAGACCATGGCTTCGCCGCAGCATCAGGAAGGCGAGACAGTGGCCGAGGAAGCCCTCCAAGATGCCCTTGACGATAAGGACGATGGCGCTTGGAGTCCATCTGCAGGTGGCCTCTAG